GCCGGTGTGCGACGAGAAGTCGAGCGCACCCGCCGCACCGGTGCCGGCGGACGTGCCGGTGCCGGTCACGGTGACCGCGGAGGACGAGTTCTTCGACGTGACGACGAGCTGGCCGTTCGTGTTCACCGCCGCGTTGAAGTTGGCGGCGAAGCCCGAGTCGCTGTTGAGCGTCGTCGCGAGGTCGCCCGCGGTGCGGGTCGCGTCGACCGCACCCGTCGCGACCGTCACGTCCACGCCGTCCTGCGAGAAGACGACGTCACCGGTCACGGTGGCGGCGTCGACCGCACCCGTGAGGGCGTAGCGGCCCGTGGTGAGCGCGTCCGCCACGGCCGTCACGTCGGCCGACGAGAGGTCGACGGCGATCCGGCTGTTGAGGTCGCCGTCCGCGCCGACCTGGAAGTTCAGCGTGCCCGCGCCGTTGAGGAGCTTGGTGCCGTTGAAGTTCGTGGCGTCGGCGATGCGGCTGAGCTCCTCGCGGAGCTGCGTGGCCTCGGCGTTGATGTTGGTCCGCGCCTCGGCGTTGTTCGAGTCGTTCGCCGCCTGCACGCCCAGGTCGCGCATGCGCTGCAGGATGGAGTGGACCTCGGTCAGGGCGCCCTCAGCCGTCTGCACGACCGAGATGCCGTCCTGGGCGTTGCGCGCCGCGACCTTGAGGCCGCCGACCTGCGAACGCAGACCCTCGGAGATGGCCAGACCGGCCGCGTCGTCCGCCGCACGGTTGATGCGGAAGCCCGACGACAGCTTCTCGAGCGACTTGCCGAGGTCGTTCTGGGTGTTCGAGAGGTTGCGGTAGGCGTTGACCGCGGCGATGTTCTGGTTGATCGAGAGACCCATGGTTCTCTTCCTCCTTGATTCGGGTCCTGAGCGGCCCATCCGTGGGCACACCCTGCAGATCGGCGGGTCCGGGCGGTCGGTGAGGGATTGTGTCGAGGAATTTCTCGACGTCCCCCGGCCGGCGCCCGGCCGCCGAGGATCAGGCGCCGCGCAGACGCGCCGCGACGGGGGTCCCGTCGGGCGCGGCGACGACGTCGCGCTGGGTCGGCACGCCCGACAGCCGGTCGGCGGTCGGGATCGACGTGACGAGCGCGGCGCGCGCGGCGACGGCGGCGAAGTAGGACTGACGGCGGCGCTCGGCGACGCCGTCGGCGCGCTCGGGCGCGGGCACGAGGTCGGGGTCGAGGCCGGCGTTCATGCCGTCACGCAGCAGGCCGAGGGCCTCGGTGCGGAGCTGGCTGATGCGCGACTGCGTGACGCCGAGCTCGGCGGCGAGGTCGGCGACGCTGCGGTCCTGGAGGAACAGGCCCTCGATCACGGTGCGCAGGCGGTCGGGCAGCGTGACGACGGCGGCGCGCAGCCAGCGGTGGCGCTCGTCGGCGAGGACGCTCTCCTCGGGCGTGGGCTCGCGGTCGACGACGAGGTCGGCGACGGTGCCCTCGGTCGCGTCCATCGACAGGACGCGACGCTCGGCGTCGCGGGTCGCGTCGTCGACGGCCCGGACGTCGACGCCCATGGCGTGCGCGAGCTCCTCGCGCGTCGGCTTGCGCTTGAGCACGCTCGTGAGCCGCTCGGTGGTCGCGGCGAGCTCGCGGACGCGCTGCCGGGCGCCGCGCGACGCCCAGTCCATCGACCGCAGCTCGTCGACGAGCGCGCCCTTGATGCGCAGCGACGCGTAGCGGGCGAACGGCACCCCGGTGGCCGGGTCGTACGCCTGGGCGGCGAGCACCAGCGCGAGGCTGCCGGCCGACGCGAGCTCGTCGCGCGACACGGTCGGGGGGACGCGGTGCAGCATCTCGCTGACCGCGTACCCGACGAGGGGCAGGTGCGTCGTGACGAGCTCGTCGGTCGCCGCTGTGTTGTTGCTCACCTGCACTCGTTCGGCCCAGGTGCCAGCACCCTTGAGTCACGTTTCACGCTTCACCCATGACTGGACGCGCGTTCAGGTCGAGGGCCGTCCCATTCGCCCCGGCGAGTCCTGGGGAAACGTTTCACGACGACGTTTGACCAGGTCGGCATGTGACGTGCATCACACTCGAATGGTCGCGCGGGAGTTTTCGGACGCTTCCCGGCGCACCGGACGCGCGCGTCCGGAACCGCTTCGACGACACGCCCGTCACCTTCCTGTGTGACAGCGCTCCCACCACCGTCCAGGCGATCTGCCGCGAACTCGTCACAATCGCCCGACCCGTGCCGATGGAGGGTGCAGACGCCCGACGGACCCCGCCGGGCAGGACCTGGAGGACACCCATGCCCCTCAACGGGCTCTCCGACGCACTGTGGCAGCAGCGCAACCTGCTCGAGCTCCTCCTCTTCAAGCTCGAGGAGGAGCAGCTGATCCTCACCAGCGGACGCTCCCGCTGGCTCGGTCACGCGACCCGTGAGGTCGAGACCGTCCTCGACGAGATCCGCACGGCCGAGCTCGGGCGCGCGCTCGCCGCCGAGCTCGCCGCCGTCACGCTCGGGCTGCCCGGCGAGGCCAGCCTCGCCGAGATCGCCGCCGCCGCCCCCGCCCCCTGGGACGACCTGCTGCGCGCGCACCGCGACGCCTTCGCGTCGCTCGCCGCCGAGATCGGCCAGCTGTCCGACGGCAACCGCGAGCTCCTCGCGCTCTCCCACCGCGCCACGCAGGAGACGCTCGCGACGCTGCAGGACGTCCACACGTACACGGGCGCGGGCACGACCGCGGCGGCCGCACCCGCCGCCCGCCTCGTCGACCGCACCCTCTGAGGAGACCCCCACCGCATGAGCACCTTCTCCGGCCTCGGCACCGCGCTGAGCTCCCTGATCGCGCAGCGGCAGGCCCTCGACGTCGCGGGGCAGAACGTCGC
The sequence above is a segment of the Cellulomonas fimi genome. Coding sequences within it:
- a CDS encoding flagellin, with the translated sequence MGLSINQNIAAVNAYRNLSNTQNDLGKSLEKLSSGFRINRAADDAAGLAISEGLRSQVGGLKVAARNAQDGISVVQTAEGALTEVHSILQRMRDLGVQAANDSNNAEARTNINAEATQLREELSRIADATNFNGTKLLNGAGTLNFQVGADGDLNSRIAVDLSSADVTAVADALTTGRYALTGAVDAATVTGDVVFSQDGVDVTVATGAVDATRTAGDLATTLNSDSGFAANFNAAVNTNGQLVVTSKNSSSAVTVTGTGTSAGTGAAGALDFSSHTGAQAAINTIDQQIGDVSTARANLGALQNRFEHTIKNINVSVENLSASESRIRDTDMASEMVSFTRAQILSQAGTAMLAQANQIPQGVLSLLR
- a CDS encoding sigma-70 family RNA polymerase sigma factor, with protein sequence MSNNTAATDELVTTHLPLVGYAVSEMLHRVPPTVSRDELASAGSLALVLAAQAYDPATGVPFARYASLRIKGALVDELRSMDWASRGARQRVRELAATTERLTSVLKRKPTREELAHAMGVDVRAVDDATRDAERRVLSMDATEGTVADLVVDREPTPEESVLADERHRWLRAAVVTLPDRLRTVIEGLFLQDRSVADLAAELGVTQSRISQLRTEALGLLRDGMNAGLDPDLVPAPERADGVAERRRQSYFAAVAARAALVTSIPTADRLSGVPTQRDVVAAPDGTPVAARLRGA
- the flgN gene encoding flagellar export chaperone FlgN; its protein translation is MPLNGLSDALWQQRNLLELLLFKLEEEQLILTSGRSRWLGHATREVETVLDEIRTAELGRALAAELAAVTLGLPGEASLAEIAAAAPAPWDDLLRAHRDAFASLAAEIGQLSDGNRELLALSHRATQETLATLQDVHTYTGAGTTAAAAPAARLVDRTL